Within the Telopea speciosissima isolate NSW1024214 ecotype Mountain lineage chromosome 4, Tspe_v1, whole genome shotgun sequence genome, the region CATTTACTCCACCAGATCATAAATCGAACTGGTCTTGTCTTTGTTGGTAGGACCTCCACCCAAATGAGTACTAGTTTCTTTGAGGGTGAACCCATTTGAACGAGAAGAATTAAAACCCCcagccgccgccaccaccaccaccaccacccccaatTCTatcttggtattagagccttaGACAAACGTTCTTTTTTGAAATGGATAGAAATGCGGATTGGATTAAATTCTCCGTGTCTTCTCTTTGATAGGAGTCTTCTATTTATACTGTTTATTCAATTACAGTTACagtatttgaaattcaaaaaatgagATAGAGATAAGGTTTGTCATAGCTAGAGATTATCTACACAACAAGAGAGAAACGAGGAGAAGTCCTGTGGACTAggtcagcttttttttttttttttttttttttttttttttttttggtgcaattcaagggccgAATGGCCATCATggccccacaaggaggcaaaGAGGGGACCACAAGgggggtcaaatatggtaccaaCGGGCTCCACTTCTTGAaaagcaattaaatgtggactaggtgtcgctgaggagacttgaaccaccgatcaagctcCCGACGCTGTTTTTCCAAAGGAACAGCGAACCAACAGGGCAATCCCTTGATCGACGACTAGGTCAGCTTGCATCCGTTGGACTTGTAcaactcaaatttgaattttgagtttGAACTTAGAGAACTTGAGTTGGTTATGTTAATACTCCCCCGCAAGAAAAGCGGCCCTTTGATGACGGTGAGCTTGTCCCTTACAGCATTGAACTTGGAAGCAGGAAGACCTTTTTGTCATAATGTCAGCTATCTGGTCTTGACTTGGAAGAAAACGTATAAGTAGACGCTTTGCAACTACCTGttcacgaacaaaatgatagTCTATCTCTATATGTTTGGTCCGTGCATGGAATAAAGGATTTCCCGCAAGATAAGTGGCCCCaatgttgtcacaatacaatgcTGGTGTAGGTGGAGAGACATCCAGATCACTAAGTAAATGATTTACCCAGATCAATTCTGCTGATGCATTTGCAAGGCCTTATATTCAGATTTTGTTGAGGATCTAGCTACTATGTGTTTCTTCTTTGAGCTCCATGAGATCAAATTAGTGCCTAGATAAATACAGAAACCACTCGTCGAACGTCAATCATCAGGGCATCCAGCCTAATCAGCATCTATATAAGCAGTTAACTGAACTGATGAAGAAGCCTGGAGATGGATGCTGTGGTCAATTGTACCCTTTAAATAGAGCAAAACCCTCTTAAGAGCTTCCCAGTGTTCAGTTGTGGGACAATGCATGAACTGACAAACTTTGTTGACCGCGAAGGCAATATTTGGTCTAGTCAAAGCCAGGTTATGGAGTGCGCCAATTGTGCTTCAATAAAGTGTAGCATTAGTAAAGGGGGTACTGCTGGTGCGGGTGAGAGCAGTTATAGAGCTCGGAGTGGGCATGGGTTTGGCAGCCTCCATATCAACCTTCTTTACAAGGTCAAGAGTGTACTTTGTTTGAGTCAAATAGAGGCCACTAGAAGTGCGCAAAGACTCTATgccaaggaaaaaaagaagatccCCAAGATCTGTAATTGCAAATTCTGTTCCAAGGCTACTCATAATGGCTTGAACACTCTTTGAATTTGTGGGAGAAATAATAGTTGGGTAGGAggaggtggcggtggtggtggaacAAACTATCTACTTTGGAAATCACAGGGtcgaattcaaataaaaaatgaactatCTTGTACGAAAACCTGGGCCAGCTTCTATTGGACTTAGGAtgcttcaaacaaaaaatgggcaagagaacgctacctgggccTCGAGAGCCTACACGCACTGGTCAATGGGAGCACATGGACAAGCATTGGCTTGGGCAGGATTTTCACATTTCCATGGGGGTAGGGTGGTATTGTATCTAAGCGCAGGAGCCACCCTAGCCATGCgactaggtagcattcttttccccataAAAATATgtgaaagagaatgctacctggtcgtgTGTGGTGCGCTCCCCTTTGCCCAGACAGGgttgtgcaaaatgaccaccgtgACTTCAGGAATTTCTGCCTTTACATGGGGGCACGATAGTTATTTAGTGCAACCCTGTGTTTGAGCTCAAGGACCGCGCTCCACACCTGACcaagtagtgttctttctcccaaaaaatatttaggaaaaatattctctaTGGGTGGAGCGCAGGCCACGCCCATACACAGTGGGGGAGGGTGAAACGAtcgcccccatgaaaggtggaaatttcGGCCCCAAGATGTTAGAGTGCGCATTCTCATTGACTGTTGTGCATGCATGGCTCCTCCGCTCCCCCATAGGGAATGCTCTGCCAAACATTTAATAGGGGATGATTGTAACAAATTATGATTCTTTTACAATTTGAGTTTGATAAGGAATATGCATCCTATTGTCATGGACTCATGGGTTAAAGATGATAGACCCAAAAATGGGTCTAGTATACTTgttgttaatatatatatatatatatataacaactAATTGGGCCTGGGCCTTATGCTTAAATCGAAAGTGTAGTTGTTTTTAAAataggaacccaagtgggccgaAACGTTGAtgtaaaaatgtttttttaagtaaaagcCGTATATAAAGTTCATTTTTGCGGTGGGCCCACTGGAATGTCCATTATGACAAGTAACCTTGTAGAAAACATAATTTTAGACCTTAATTATAttcaaaccctagtttttgaCTAGATGTGAAATTGGGTTTTGGCCATTTTATAATGAGCTTTAAATTCAATTTGTATTTTTGGCACAGGATATGTTATTTTGGGCGTAAAATTGGTACAAGTAAATTTTACTTGAACCACATGAGATGTGAAACCCTAATTGATTAAGAGTTAGTTAAATTAATATATGGTTAATTAAATGTTAACTTTCATAGTGTGAACTTTAAAAGGACCAGGATATTACATACATGGTAGTTATGGGGTTTTCAGATTAATCTTAATTATGTGGATGGCATATTAAATTACATGTGATGTGATGTATGAAATGTGatcatttatgtttttatctctctctcttttctcccatTTCTTTTTATAAATCTATGTTTTCACCTTAGACAGCCCAATTGGTGGCTTGGTTTTCAAAGATTTCTTTGATTGAGATGTAAAATAGTTTTAgagttgttattttattatgaaTCGGAGATGGAAATAAAAATCGCCTTAGAGACGGTGTTCGGAGATGGCATATTACATTACATGTGATGTGATGTATGAAATGTGATagtctctctcactctctttccattttattttttttataaatctaTGTATTCACCTTAGGCAGCCAAATTGGTGGTTTGGTTTTCGAAGATTTCTTTGATTGAGATGTAAAATACTTTTAGGgttgttattttattaggagTCGGAGATGGAGATAAAGATCGCCTTAGAGACGATGTTCATGAAGGAGATAGAGATCCAGTTATGACACAAATGGATACGACACATCACCTATTGCATGAGATGCATAGTTATATCATAATGAACTTATAAATTAGTTTTGATGAGTGGGAGTAATGTTTGGAGGATTCATATACATTACTCTCATGCATCATAGAATCTATCATCCCATAACCAccatttttatttcattctagTTACATGTGATTAATGTTATATTTCTTTATCATGAGATGCATTACATATGATGTATGTTTGTAGATGCTGAATTATGTCATTCTCTTTttcgacgatgatgacaacaagaCACAGatagacatcggtatctctctcaaagAAGATTCTTGTCTCTACACCCAAATCATATCGTCGGCTTGAGATTGAAAGAATTCTACTTTAAGAGGATAGTGGAGGAAGGATCAAGGTATGcaaaattattatttcttttttttggggggagggggttaaGAACAAATTTTCTTTGCCACCATACACATAGACAAAGGAACAGGAATACAGAGATGGGATCAGAACCGGCTTTGATACTTTGTTAGATTCCATCTTAAAACACCGGTCTTTTGAGATGGAAATCTATTAAATGGTAGAACATTGGTTTTTCTTGAACATTGGCCTTTCAAAGGTGATAATTGAAACCTTCTTTACTTTATAATCAAATCATTTTGAtttgaaagtaaaaaaagaagattacatCCATATTTGGTGAAACTATTAAGTAGATTACACAATTATGattaaaaagttttttttttttttataaatttaatttcGGTTCACTTCTCTTACTTTTTAATGCTATTAGATATTTTTAAGATAAGAAAAAAGGATGCTAACGGGTCTTATGGTTAGCGTGATTCTTCTGCCTAAACAGTAGACACAAACCAATATCTTTTTACGTGAAAAGAACATTAAACTTTAGTGAAATTCTTAATTATATCCAAATCAATGCCTTTTTGCATACTTTCATTGGCTACCGTTCTGATGTAAGGGCTATATGACAGGTTTCTCAAGAAAGAGGGCCTTAATGGCCCTTCAAGAATTAAATGATACCACCCAGATTTCTCAAAGATCTAAAGAGGGCCTTAATGGGTATTATACCTGTTATTGGCACTAGTTGTGACCACTACTATTGGATGTCGCAATCTTTGAGagtccttttatttatttgggcTAAATTCTAAATGAACATATCCTCTCTTAATTAACTCAAATTACAAGACTACCCATTTTTCGAGTCATATATATGAGGTAGTGGAAAACCATGATAGGACTTTTGGATTCAATTGTTGACGTTTGCCCGTTATAAGTCGTAAGCACACGCTATACTTTTAGTAGGAGGAGAAAGAATAGTTTAGTACTTGTGCTTAACACGCGGCTTCTCATGGACTTTTAGATTGTTGTGGTTTCTTTACGTATGTACATGTGAAGGGGTGGTAGGTCATAAATGCCTCTCTTTGTTGTCAGATTTTGAACTAAATTTTTTCATTTGTCGAAATTGCACTTAGGCAGCATAGAAAACCCTTTTCCTCCTTTCATTTATATTTAATAAGTCTAAATTTTCCTCGAGGCAAATTAAATATCTAAAGGGTTTTGCGAAAGCTATTTCATGTGACTTGCATGGATTGTACCTCGATTGTCTCCATAAAATTGATAGCTCATAGTACTTTCAATAAACAAATGATACTGTCTAAAATCAAAACGTATAAATCCCATTTGGAGGATTTACCTCTAGGGAGAAAGAAAGTCACAATCTGTcaattcaaaaatgaaattgcacactcCCTCACAAAGAATCCCTCTTGTGGGAGGCATGTGTGGTCTAATGAtgtgattatttatttaattatattatgtaaattaaaaaaacaaaaatcattgAGTAAATGACActtaaagattctatttggttGCAATGTACAACGATTTCAATGTGTAAAATAATTTCGTATGAAATTGGTGAGCATCAGGGAAAGGCATTTTACATTTTACAGCGTAAGACATTGACCATATAACATAAGCAATCAACTTTATTCAGTCATTGGATCTCACCAGCACAGGTGTAAGTTGAAGAACCTTCCTCATTAGGAAATTTCAGCCCCCGTTGGAGGGATCTGAATCTTCTCCAACTACTTCGGCGTTCAATTCCTTTCCTACCACCTATCTAATGGGTAGGAGGATTTGGACACAGATCCCAACATCTACCAATACTTGGGGATATGTGCATGTCCAAGTCCTAGATCTAGCTCCTCTCCAAAGAGCCCACTGCGCAGGGAATGTCCATGAGGCATCCAAAAACTAGATTgtaccgcacacatctcgacgtGCATCCAACCAACCAACGGCTGGATGCCCCTGAGCGTTGGGCTCACTGGGGAAGAGCTCAATCCCCACTCCTTGGTTGGGTGGTTGGTTGGAGAGGAACCGAATCCAGCGTTTAAACTTTAAAGCTTTGTGTATGAGCTCATCCCGTGTCTGGTGGGTGCATCGGTGCATCCACCATCTTTTCTTGTAAACCTTTCTTCCTTGAGGAAGAGTTTGTCTTCCTCAGAtttccaataataataatgcaatgctaTCCTGTGCTGAAAAAACCAAATTAGTCaaagaagcaaagaaataaagaacgttgaattttaattttcatgtCCCAAAGCAGCACATTGAACgagcaatttgggtgattggaTCAACTTTTCCACCCACGTTTTTTACTCTTTGCCTACTGTTTTATATTAGCCTGAAGACCACTTTCAAACCCAGTCAGTTTCTGTTGGAggcttctctttccttctttttttttttttttttgtttttgttttttgtatttaCACTGCTATCTGCTGAGGTTTATATTAAATACAGTACGATCCCTTATATTTTTGAAATATACATCTTAAACCCCTGTGTTTAGGGTACTTAGTTACACTCAGCCCCACTCCGTTAAAGAATTACCGTTAGTTGCTGATACATTTGccattgatgccttaaaataacaaatatacccttaatgGGGTCATCGTTCCATAACATGCAAGAATTCATCCATCTACTCACATTCAACTGAACTCTCATGCACatgttcttccatctctcttcttGATCTCTAATAGAAGAGAAAAATGAGCATTCTTCAATGCATAGACGTCATTAATGCCCCAGATCTTCAGATATGGAACAACGCCGCATTTGACAATGGAGATTCAGATGAATCGGCCGCCATCAAGGCTTCTTGGTGTTCCCTACAATCTCTCTACCAATCTTTCGGAATCAACGGCATCTCATTCCAGCAAAGAAAATCCGAGTCCTGCTTTCAGCAAAACGAATGTTTCTTTAAAATCTCCAACACCCCTCTAGCCCCTGCGACAAAACGACGCCAACGGAAGATCACAAAGGAGGCCATTAAAGCTGCTCTTCAAAGAGGGTATGCTTCTTCTTTCCCCAACTCCCTCCAAGACCGAAAATGAGGCCATCAGTGATGACAGCAAGATCAATACTGAGATCGAACAAATTGAATTGGAGATCAGCCGTTTGACATCCAAAATAGAAGCACTTCGGTctgaaaaaggagagaagaatttGAAGACCATTGAAAGGGGCTGACGGATAGTTCCTGGAAAGTTCATGGAGTTGAAACAGAGCACAAAGAATTCAGTCATGGCAACAAAGATGGAAGAACCTCCAGCAACGATCACAGGTACAAAATTCTGGCGGAGGGGCATCAGTCTGGGTCTATCAGAAATCACCGCCAGCATAAGATCTCGGCAGATGAGTAAGCTCGAAATCACCCCTATTCAAACCATACAGAACCGCCGGAAATCGTGCTTTTGGAAGCTTGAAGACATTAAagaagttgagataaggctgaggAGACGGAGCTTGAGTTCAAGCCCAAAATCACGCTCGTCTGTTTCCAAGATCCAAGCTTCCAAACAAGCACTTACGACTGTAGGCTCAAAGAAATATGTGAAACGAGATGATTCACTCATGTTCtccattcaacccaaaaaattattcaaagagggagaaaaatCGGTCGCCTCCAAGAAACGGCTAAAACCTAGTAGGATTGTAGCAAGCCGGTTACAATCAGACTTCGACACAGGTTACTGGAAATCTCACAAAACCTGGATCAGAGGAACAGATTATTGCCTAAAAGGACAAGTACAACACAAAAAGGTGTGATAAGAAACGGGTCTCAGTTGGAAAATCACACGGATCTCGGGTTGAACAGGGGCGGAATCAGGCAATGAAAACCAGTTGAAGAAGCGGTGGGAAACTACGAGTGACGCTGCAACGGGTCGAAGGAAGAGTTTGGTGAATGTATAACAACTTTCTGTTCTGAAAATTGCTGATTTGCTTCCGCGGATTCGGATCTTACGAGGCATTGAAGAAAGTCGAGGAGATTCTGGACCTGCCAAGCGGGTGTCCGATTTAATTGGGGAAAGATCATTTCTTCAAATTCAGCTACACCATTGGAAAACCCTAGTCGGGCGAGTCTGCAAAGCACCATCCTTTCTCTTCTAGTGCATGCAGAGATTGATTGAAATTGTCGATAACATGTATTTGGAGTGAGCCTCTGAACCATTTTCAAGAAGTGGGACGaaggttgcagcggtggtggCGCGGTGGTTGAAGCGGTGGTGGGGcagtggttgaagaagaagaagaagaagaagaagaaagaagaaggggaagcaatagtggtgggtcccacttttttatattaaaagaataaaaaattagaatagaGTCATCTTAATTGAAGGTTAAAATtgtcatttaaattttatatttaacacTGTCTACTTAAAAGTGCTgggtgtatattttgaaaacacagggAGGTCGTATTGTATTTCATACAAATCTCAGGGGGTGACAATAtaattttccctttgtattAAAATCTATCGGAATTTCTTATAAAGAAGTTTCCGATCGATTCAAGTTACTCACTTATATGAGAAATTATGAATAATTACGCCACCAGTTGCTAATTAATCAACGTTCATGTCATTGTCGTCTCTCGCCAATTGGTTCGTCACAGAGGAAGAAactggaaagaaaagaaagatgaacTAAGACACCAAAATTTGAGAAACTGCAagtctgaattttcttctttcacATTGACTTCTTCCTTGCCTATCTTTTTcttaaaatgggaaaaatgatTCTAACCCAAAACATATTAAAAGTGTCACAGATATATACGAAGATTTTGAATCAAATAGGAATCTATAATTGCCAAAATTCAGAAACCTACCTCTGtaatttctatttattaaacAGAATGTAAAAGGAATAAGGAATCTCTCTTTACTGGCTTCTAATTTTTAAGAAACTACGAGTAGAGCCAGCGCATGTGATGcaatctttatttttgtttctttatctgTTTTTGGGCAGGTAGAAAGGTACAAATCTGGTTCTTTGGCTATAATATCTTAGTTTCCAAAACTGAACTTCGATAGGTTAACAATTGCTTTGGTGCAGAGGTTCCATCAACAATCCTAaactatcttcttttctttctcacagcccatctctctctctctctctctctctctctctctctctctctgtagtCTGTATGCTGTATGTGTGCTGATGGGGGGACTGGCGAAGGGCAGTTTTAGAGATCTCATGGGAGTTCTGAAAGACACAGCATCACTGAGCAAAGCAGCTCTGCTATCCAAGCCCAGCACCGTCGGTCTTCAAGTAGCAGTGCTGAGAGCCACCACACACGAGCCCTCAAATCCTCCCAACGAGAAACAAATCACAGCCCTTCTCTCCTTCGGGCACAGTTCTCGCCTTATCGCCTCGGCCTGCATCGATGCCCTGATGGGCCGTCTTCACCAGACTCGTAACTCCACAGTAGCACTCAAGTGTCTTATCACCATCCACCATATAATCCGGCGTGGCTCTTTCATCCTCCAAGACCAGCTGTCCATCTATCCTTCCACCGGTGGCCGCAACTACCTCAACCTCTCCAACTTCCGTGACAACGCCTCCCCTGAATCCTGGGAATTGTCTTCTTGGGTCAGATGGTATGCGACTTTCCTCGAACAGTTGTTGCTCACTTCTCGCGTTCTTGGTTTCCTCTTTTCGTCTGATTCAGATAAAGCAGAAGACAGAAACAAGATAACAGCGCTTCT harbors:
- the LOC122657653 gene encoding putative clathrin assembly protein At4g40080, whose protein sequence is MGGLAKGSFRDLMGVLKDTASLSKAALLSKPSTVGLQVAVLRATTHEPSNPPNEKQITALLSFGHSSRLIASACIDALMGRLHQTRNSTVALKCLITIHHIIRRGSFILQDQLSIYPSTGGRNYLNLSNFRDNASPESWELSSWVRWYATFLEQLLLTSRVLGFLFSSDSDKAEDRNKITALLNYDLLKEVGALVSVVEEICRAPESLFAHGNGLVHEVISLVGEDYRSAQKEISLQIDELRQRVNSFTFEEAMDLVRLLKRLENCREKVIGFLFMNKKNTMVDVFWDSIGEVRTKIGSVKDYGERKLLLGVEKVEKASESARFGDRVLRLGDPVHFSSTRFSLDLGSVSSLNSVDNQRMNHQ